The window GAAGAAGGATTCCCCCTCGGGCACCGCGGTGCGCATGGGTGAGGTGGTGGCCGAGGCCCTCGGTCGCGACTACAACCAGGTCGCCAATTACCACCGCGAGGGAATGTGCGGCGAGCGCACCAAGGAAGAGATCGGCATGCAAACGGTGCGCGGCGGCGACATCGTCGGCGAGCACACCGTCTACTTCATCGGTATGGGCGAGCGCATCGAAATCAGCCACCGGGCCATGAGCCGCGACATGTTCGCTCGGGGTGCAGTCCGCGCCGCCGGCTGGCTGGCCGGGAAACCGGCGGGGATGTACGACATGCAGGACGTTCTCGGACTTAAATAAACGGAGGTGACATCATGACCCGACTGATGATGCTGCTGCTGGCGGCGGCCCTCTTTCTCGGCGGCTGCGAAACGACCAAAGGCGTCGGCAAGGATATGCAAAAAGCCGGCGGC of the Desulfuromonas acetexigens genome contains:
- a CDS encoding entericidin A/B family lipoprotein is translated as MTRLMMLLLAAALFLGGCETTKGVGKDMQKAGGWIEEKASK